Part of the Trichoderma asperellum chromosome 1, complete sequence genome is shown below.
GTCCGCTCATGGCTATGGATACCTGTCAGATACTACTCTCAAGAAGCCTTGACTCGGGCTTCTTATTCTCATATAATGCACCTATCCGCCGATTTCCACGAGTCGAAGACCCCAGGTGATATGGTAGCGGCCATTTATGGTGGAAACGCAATTGCAAATGCAATCGAAAGCGTTTTACTCCAGGCTGCTCCTATGCTGGTCGATATGTGTGTCGCCATTGTCTATCTTTCCATTACCTTCGGCCCATACGAAGGTTTAATTACTGCGGCTACTGGAACTGTTTTTATGATACTTGCAACTCGCCTTGTAGCCGAATCCAAATCAGCTAGTCGCAAACGTATGAGTGCCTGGTTTCGAGAGAATAGTATTCGAAACTCCGGTCTGACTGGGTGGCAGACTGCCAGTGCCTTCAATCAAATTGGCTTCGAGGATAATAGACATGCCGATGCTGTAACTAACCGATGGCTTAAGGAGCAACAATACCTGTTGGGCTGGTCTGTGTCCGTTGCCTTCCAAACTGTCGTTCTCACTGTAGGCCTCATGGCAAGTGCATTCCTCGCCGTCTTCCGAATTCACAACGGGCAAGCGACGCCTGGGCAGTTTGCAATGCTCCTCATGTACTGGGCACAGCTTACTGCGCCGCTGCAGTTTTTCGCCAACCTTGGCAAGAATATGAGCGATAATCTCATTAGTGCGGAACGGCTCTTGGCTATCATGAAGACCAAGCCCTCGGTAAAGAGTAAAAAGAACGCGCGACCATTCAAGTTCATCTCTGGAGAGGTCAAGTTCAATAATGTGCGCTTCAGCTACGATACGAAAAGAAACATCGTCGACTCCGTCAGTCTAGATGTTCCAGCGGGCATGACAGTGGCCTTTGTGGGTAAAACTGGATCAGGAAAGTCAACGTTGCTGAAGCTTTTAGCCCGATCCTACGATGTCCAATCGGGCAGCATCTCCATAGATGGCCAGGATGTTCGTGATGTTGAGCTCTTCAGGTACATGTCTATTCCATTATCTGGCGCCTTTAACAGCACTAACTCGTAGTATACAGTCTACGTGAACGCATTGGCATTGTTCCTCAAAATGCCATTCTTTTTGATGACACCATTATGAACAATGTGCGCTACGGCAGAATCACTGCAAGCGACGAGGAAGTGTTCGAAGCGTGCCGAGCCGCCAGTATCCATGACAAGATCTTGAGTTATACTGAGGGTATGTGATAGCCTAAGATATACAGCTTGAAATGTGTATGCTTACACGATGCTTATAGGCTACGAGACGCACGTCGGTGAACGAGGAGTGTAAGTAGTTCCGCCTCTCTTTTGTTGATTTAAttggcccttttcttttcttcttagtATACTAATAATACCAGGAAACTCTCTGGAGGAGAGCTCCAGCGCGTGGCAATTGCCCGAGCGATACTGAAACAGCCAGATATAGTTCTTTTGGACGAGGCTACCAGCGCTGTTGATACGGAGACTGAACAACAGATTCAGAGCTCTCTCGCGAAGCTCTGCCAAGGACGCACCACACTCGTTGTAGCGTAAGTTCTCAACCAATGCCACTGCATCTACTCTTCTAACCACTCTTGATTCAGTCACCGGCTTTCTACCATTATGAATGCCGACCGTATCGTAGTTATTGAAAATGGCAAGGTTGTCGAGCAGGGTTGTCATAGTGATCTCATTGCCGCCGACGGGCGATATGCAGATCTATGGTCGAAGCAGACTTTCTTAAAACCGCAAGATGAGGTCAACGCCGCGGACGAACTCGACGATACAAACACTGCTGCCAGCGACTCTTGCTCTGAAAGAACCACTACTGAGACATGCGAGCTACAGGATGAAAGTCAGAGTAGCAGCGTATCCGGGATGAGCAATGGCAAATCAGCCACTCAGAAGAAGTGTCAGAAGGAGGTAGATTCTGACATGATTCATAACATTAACTCAAGCTCTTCAGAGGATACTAACAGGTCCTCTTAGGGGTCCCGCTTGAATCCTGTGGCCCCTGAATTTACACCTCGGGCGACAATGGTGACAAAGTCTCAATCCAAAACGACAAATGATGTTCAGCAGACCACTTCTTCAACCGCTAGGAAAACCGAGACTTAGGCGGTCACCGGTCACGCCAGCAAACTTCGATGGTCTGATGAAGTGTCTATCATAGATGAACGTGGCACGACCAACACGCCGATGAGCCTGTCGACTAGGTCTAGCCACCTCTCCGAGGCGAATACTGCTACCTCTAAGAGCAGCCTTAATATACCCGAGCACCATGAATTGAGAAACTCACCCATAATGAAAACGACCCAAGAAGCTGCCGGCGAGCCAACTTCAGTGGGTGGAGGAGGCAAGGCAAACGGTAGACAAGGCCATTCAAGCAACACACAATACACACTACAGTTACTAACAATTTTGTAATAGGGCCTTCTACAAGTACAACAGCCCACCCTTCCAAGTTAAATAGTGTCACTTTCATGCGACCGCGATACTCTCGTCGTGTGCATTCAAAGAGCGAGCCCCATCGCACGTCCCCTACTTCTACCTCGGGCTCTACCGCATGCAACGAGTCTCCTACAAAGAGCGCTGATGACAGTATCACATCTGTGCGTATAATCACGAGTTCGTAGTGATATTTCAGCGTGATTAACTCATCCAACAGGAGCAGCGTCGCGTATCTGCCCCAGTAGCCCAAGGCAGTCCAGGCTCATCTTTGATTCCTAAACTTGGCATCAGGGGCTCATTTATCGCAAAACAACCGCCAATCCCTCCACGTAACTCTAGCGACGGCAAATGCGGCATATTCCCAACTACAGCCCCGAAGGAGAACAGCAAAGGAAAGCCCGAAACGATTCCCCCCACTGTCATAAAAGATATACAGGAACCAGCCAAACTACCAACAGCCCCTCCTGGCAACGAAAATCAACCGCCGCCAAAGACGGGCGAAAATCAATCAACCATAATAGCCTCAACTCGGGGTATTCGAGGCCTTCGACGCCTACGGGCTGGATCTCTTCGTGGACAGAGAGGCCGTGCTTTCCACGGCGCCTCGCCACATAAGAGCAGCCaagaataagaaagaagggggtgagagaaaatactattaacAAGGAGTCGCTTGGAACGGCATAGGCGCCTATTCACGCAACATCATTTTGGTTTGTACAAATATTATCATATCATAATCTCATAGCACGACTAGACCATTTTACGACATGCATTATTAGGGAGGCGTTTTGTGTTGACATTAAAGGATGGCTCTCACGGCATAATTGCGATGCGTCATACTTGGAGACGAAATAATGAAAGGGTAGTCGGTACAAGAGCAAACTCATGCTTATCATGCGAGCGGTAGCTCAGagatgtttttctttttttgtttttttctctttatgcGGTACATTGGTAGTGGAACACGGAAAATGTAGATTAAGTAGCTCCGAGTAATACTAAGACAATCAAAAGTGAAAATTGAGGGCTCCGTTTAGCTCTCTATATTTACAATTCATTAACTACGCTGAGGTCATTGCGCCTGATAGTCATATCTAAATGAGGACGTAGGTCTTTTGTttctgtttgttttgttggGCATACAGCTGTGATGCCACACAGGCACACGGCTAAAATGGCCCTTGATGACGAactctctgtctcttcatACCCTCTCTTTCGCTGTATGAAAGCCAGCCTGTTTACCGgccagcaccaccaccaggggcaccaccagcgccgccgccgccgccgccgcccatcATGTTTCGGGCCCTGCGATGGGATGATTAGCAAAGTTTCTTTTATCATCTTCAAATTCTTCTTCATGCTCttgagggggggggggagggaatAACTTACAGATCGGCAATGTTGGGGTCGGACATTATGGAGCTAAGATCAGGCATGCCACCTCCGCTGCTAAACTGGTTGGCCATGTCGCGGAGACGAGGGTTGCTCATCAGGTTGTTCATGAGGTCGGGGTTGCTCATCAGGTTCTGGGCCATGCTGGCGAACATGGGGTTGCTCATGATGGAGCTGAGATCGGGcatgccgccagcgccaccggcgccgccgccgccgaacaTGGAGGCAAGGTTGCTGAGGTCTGGCATGCCGCCGGCACCGGCACCGGCACCGGGTCCAGAGCGGGCGAGGTTGTCCTGAgcctgctgctcctcctcgacGCGGCGCTTGGCCGTCTCGAAGCCCTTCTTCATGGGCTCGGAGCCGCCGTTGCCCTCGTACTCGATGCCCTGCTGGTAGGCCTCCATGGAGCCCTTGGGGTCGCCGAGGGCGAAGCGGGCGAGGCCCAGGCGGGACCAGGCCTTGGTGTAGGTCGGGtcgatggcgacggcggccTCGGCGTCGACGCGGGCGGATTGGTGGTCGCGGGCGGCGGAGTGGGCAGCGGCGCGGTTGGAGAGGAAGACTGCGTTGGAGGGGTGCAGGGCGAGGGCCTGGGTGTAGAGGTCAATGGCGGAGGCGTAGTCTTTCTGGGCCATGGCGGCGTTGCCCTTGGACTTGAGGGATTcggcttccttcttctgggcgTCGGAGGGCTCGGGGGTTGAGGAGGCGGGCGAGGAGGTTGAGGCGGAGGTTGCTGCGGGAGTGGACGCAGAGGCCGAGGCGGCtgctgaggatgaggaggagttGGAGGACTCGTATTTGCTGAAGACCTGGAGGAGGGTCTGGGGCCCGACGGCGCTCTTCACGGCGGCATCGTCGGCGGCATCGACCTTGAAGGACTCGGCGATGCAGTTGATGGCCACGTCGATGGAGTCCTTGTCCTCGGCGGTGAGGGTGCCGTcggtggtggaggtggagAGGAAGTCGCAGATGGCGAGCGCGAGGCGCTGCTTGGGGGTTTGTTGAGCGGCCTGGAGTTGATGCGTGCGAGGTTAGCAATGGCGATTCAATTCTTCGTTATGCAAAACAATGTATTTATCGCAATGCAAAACCATTTCCGAGTCAGAGAGTCTGGGGATGATTCGGCAAATCGAGAAAAtagagggggaggggggaaaaaagagagaaacggCGGCTTCATACCATGTCAGCAGCTGAGAATTAACGCCTGAGGCTCTTGGGGTTCTTCGTGATGGCGCGAGAGCTGCGTGAGCCTTCAacgctgtttttttttatacaaGGGACAGAGGGGGATTCCCGAATCTTCGATGTCAACGGAAGGCTGATCggcgaaagaaaaagcagagtCTAACGAGAGGGAAGAGGCTGGCTGGAAGGAGACCCCGCGGCTGGTGCATCGCCTAGTTTAGGCTGTCATGGGTTGTCGTGGGGCCCAAAGTGGCAAAGCGCTTGCGCGGAGGGCTGGAATATTctattttcttgttctttttctgcgCCGGCGCTGGCTGTTATCTGCTGCACTGTCTTATCAGTATCGATATCGGCATCGAGGCGTCATGGGAGAGGCAGACGTCCTCAGACTGTTTTCATGTGAAGTCACTTTCAGGTGTCACGTAGAAGAGAAGCGCAGGATGATATTATCAGCCTATTTGCCGATATACCTACAGTATACGCTTACACAGAATATGAATACATTGATAGAAAAGAACAAGTCCTCTGCCGCAAACTCTCCAACTCATAGACAACGGCCGGGTCTAATTTGAGCGAGAACGCTTCGTAACACTTGAAGGTGATAAATAGCAGTAGCAAATTTGCAGCATTTCCGCCCCATAAACTCCCATCCCATATGCCCGCCCTTGATGTGCTTTCCCATGCTTCGCTGCAGTGCCTGACGCAGAAatcgaaaaaggaaaaagaaaaaaaaaatagagaaaattACTGCTTCCATGCACTTATTTCTTCCGTCGGGGTCTATCTACATTCTTCACCTTCCGGTTCTGCATGGCTGCCACCCGGCGAGACTTGCTGTACACCCTGAGGATGTCATTCAGGACGACGTAGAGGCATCCTCCTACTAGACTGCGAccccattgctgctgcagcaggccAGGGCGCCCTGAGGGCGATGGACCAAACAGCCAATGATTCCTAGCAAACGGCGCCGTTGTCCATGACCGCGGGAGTATCAGCCGCAAAGCTTCGCCCATGGCAAAGGAGATGCCCGGCAAAAGGAGGGCTCCCACGATGGAATTGGAAACGCTGGACAGGAGACCGCCGAGTCCCATTCTCCGTGCAGGCGGTGCTTGAGGTGCGTCACGCTGGTTTTCCTGGCGATGCCCGTCTGCAAGGTCGCCTTGGGCTTGGTCCCATTGTGGATGAGCATCTTGCCCATCGTTGTCTGCTCTCGGTATCTCGACCGCGccctcttcaatctcctggATGAGAAGCTCAACCCTGATCTCGTCGCCCTCTTCGTGCTGCTCTAGGCGAAACTCATTACGAGCTCCTGGCCGTGCTTCGCGACCACCATTATTGGCCCCGGCCGCTGGCTCCTCTTCATCCGGATCCAGTACATCAAGGATGTTCTGGAGCAGACCAACAAACCCTCCCTCTCCGTTGCGATCCAAGTCTTGTCGATTATGAGCACCGTCACCACTTTCGCGCGGGTCGAGAGGTGGCAGCCCTGAGATCTGTCGATTCAGCTTCACTTCGTAAGGCATGACAAAGTCTCTCCAGAAGCTAAAGTAGG
Proteins encoded:
- a CDS encoding uncharacterized protein (EggNog:ENOG41~TransMembrane:11 (o16-35i56-77o89-108i120-138o150-175i276-295o315-335i392-414o420-438i496-523o535-555i)): MVPEASEGAVLVALKYLYPATVFLYFFAASLLASCTLQALKKSESARPERPSRRAVIILLGCLLLTYVAQITILGTQSIITKSAPIEHALINYLSCILVFGILFIQLIESETLVWYPFRGSWFLALCFELSISILTAFHLKRMVLSRFDVLHIVFISMRLVSLSTLAAWTCLGLWSRAPPVLDGERQSLLPEPNGDQTETQGRSGKLGNSSSYGSTAQNENASSSNSESPWQRRQREGRESLEKRLEEEGNWFEYAKGFTTLFPYIWPVGNRNLQLRAVAVILCLLTSNALHLLIPRQTGIIMDILSKSSSSPWAAVIFFAVLRLAASESGIELVRSWLWIPVRYYSQEALTRASYSHIMHLSADFHESKTPGDMVAAIYGGNAIANAIESVLLQAAPMLVDMCVAIVYLSITFGPYEGLITAATGTVFMILATRLVAESKSASRKRMSAWFRENSIRNSGLTGWQTASAFNQIGFEDNRHADAVTNRWLKEQQYLLGWSVSVAFQTVVLTVGLMASAFLAVFRIHNGQATPGQFAMLLMYWAQLTAPLQFFANLGKNMSDNLISAERLLAIMKTKPSVKSKKNARPFKFISGEVKFNNVRFSYDTKRNIVDSVSLDVPAGMTVAFVGKTGSGKSTLLKLLARSYDVQSGSISIDGQDVRDVELFSLRERIGIVPQNAILFDDTIMNNVRYGRITASDEEVFEACRAASIHDKILSYTEGYETHVGERGVKLSGGELQRVAIARAILKQPDIVLLDEATSAVDTETEQQIQSSLAKLCQGRTTLVVAHRLSTIMNADRIVVIENGKVVEQGCHSDLIAADGRYADLWSKQTFLKPQDEVNAADELDDTNTAASDSCSERTTTETCELQDESQSSSVSGMSNGKSATQKKCQKEVDSDMIHNINSSSSEDTNRSS
- a CDS encoding uncharacterized protein (EggNog:ENOG41~TransMembrane:4 (i111-137o168-187i393-414o453-473i)) — its product is MDPSAASTTASQPRSSSADPANDSMDTPRRCFVCLTDEEPTDPPGSWVDPCPCTLEAHQDCMLSWVTDCERSNKPLKCPVCKSDIQMDGPWDPIAHIHDVIHRKFTRASPFILLTGVSVGVQFSLQMYGAMALWTFAGKEALLRFALGPEMLIDGRSPGALRFAKERIVNALILMNVAPTLLISQLLPGLTNRYFMQSASIYGIYSMIRNDNFLEWPPSPRLAMVALPIIRKAYFSFWRDFVMPYEVKLNRQISGLPPLDPRESGDGAHNRQDLDRNGEGGFVGLLQNILDVLDPDEEEPAAGANNGGREARPGARNEFRLEQHEEGDEIRVELLIQEIEEGAVEIPRADNDGQDAHPQWDQAQGDLADGHRQENQRDAPQAPPARRMGLGGLLSSVSNSIVGALLLPGISFAMGEALRLILPRSWTTAPFARNHWLFGPSPSGRPGLLQQQWGRSLVGGCLYVVLNDILRVYSKSRRVAAMQNRKVKNVDRPRRKK